A DNA window from Ctenopharyngodon idella isolate HZGC_01 chromosome 8, HZGC01, whole genome shotgun sequence contains the following coding sequences:
- the rnf220b gene encoding E3 ubiquitin-protein ligase RNF220 isoform X1 yields MDLHRTAFKMENTSYMPNPLTSPALMVLASTAEAGRDASVPCQPPRPFGVPVTLEKDMHLPFPSGSYTFASVYHRQGGFPTRDFPTPLLHLHPQFAPPNLDCSPLGMLNHGAVGAFRPFSSPPEERDAGAYQSAFLPAKRLKGCLDPEASPHLRYTDVEGKDFDFGGAHVPAGSPNALKVAEDAGKKLFGLSGLLAEGSSGPEEHKEPSKIKGLYDTQTPMCPICHAVLRPGELQEHMEQEMEHLMQLHNSQGPAQKECLAAGPPKSLFSMHIKREGSSSASSPRPADEAVHSDRYQTFLRVRANRQTRLNVKELCWCRCYAKQKVKTIHLWSDYGFPHVSSCPLSARIGKLKRRKAEEDQRDGVCVVEDGSMLSAGREFEWAEQRRIQMVSVLRGFRGLVGSTLKEHQDSDVDLDVDGDDTLEYGKAQYTEADVIPCSGNEPRDAEERQALRGAVLNGETACRLSPEQAKSANSEAPTTSNGEFDNNTSTTSPRTCKNSELEILSDDPSLSTLEALKTRIRDLEKQFTRGDRFKCLICMDSYTVPLTSIQCWHVHCEECWLRTLGAKKLCPQCNTITSPGDLRRVYL; encoded by the exons ATGGACCTCCATCGGACTGCCTTTAAGATGGAGAACACCTCCTACATGCCCAATCCGCTGACCTCCCCTGCCCTCATGGTCCTGGCATCAACAGCCGAGGCTGGACGAGATGCCTCTGTACCCTGCCAGCCCCCTCGGCCGTTTGGAGTGCCAGTCACTTTGGAAAAGGACATGCACCTTCCGTTCCCCAGCGGCTCATACACCTTTGCCTCCGTGTACCATCGGCAAGGAGGCTTTCCCACTCGAGACTTTCCCACCCCTCTGCTTCACCTTCACCCACAGTTTGCCCCACCCAACCTTGACTGCTCACCACTGGGTATGCTCAACCATGGAGCCGTGGGGGCCTTCCGACCGTTCTCCTCCCCACCTGAGGAGCGTGATGCAGGGGCTTACCAGTCTGCCTTCCTTCCTGCCAAGCGCTTGAAAGGCTGTCTGGATCCAGAGGCATCACCCCACCTCCGCTACACAGATGTAGAGGGGAAAGATTTTGACTTTGGGGGTGCTCATGTCCCTGCTGGTTCTCCAAATGCCCTGAAGGTAGCTGAGGATGCTGGGAAGAAGCTCTTTGGCTTGTCTGGGCTGTTGGCAGAGGGTTCATCTGGCCCAGAGGAGCACAAAGAACCAA GTAAAATAAAGGGCCTGTATGACACTCAGACGCCCATGTGTCCGATCTGTCACGCAGTGCTGCGGCCAGGAGAGCTGCAGGAACACATGGAGCAGGAAATGGAGCATCTAATGCAGCTGCACAATAG TCAGGGTCCTGCACAAAAGGAGTGTCTCGCTGCTGGGCCGCCCAAG TCTCTGTTTTCTATGCACATAAAGAGAGAGGGTTCCTCTTCCGCCTCCTCTCCACGTCCTGCTGATGAGGCTGTGCACTCCGACAGGTACCAG acatttttgcGAGTACGAGCAAACAGGCAAACAAGACTCAATG TTAAGGAGCTCTGCTGGTGCAGGTGCTACGCCAAACAGAAAGTGAAAACTATTCATCTTTGGTCTGACTATGGATTCCCACATGTATCTTCTTGTCCACTGTCTG cacGCATTGGGAAACTGAAAAGACGGAAAGCAGAGGAAGATCAG AGAGATGGTGTTTGTGTTGTTGAAGATGGCTCCATGCTGTCAGCCGGGAGGGAGTTTGAATGGGCCGAACAGAGAAGAATACAGATGGTTTCTGTTCTCAGAGGCTTCAGAg gtTTGGTGGGCAGTACATTGAAAGAGCACCAGGACAGTGATGTGGATCTGGACGTGGATGGTGATGATACTTTGGAGTATGGAAAAGCCCA ATACACAGAGGCAGATGTAATTCCCTGTTCAGGAAATGAACCCAGAGACGCAGAGGAGAGGCAGGCATTAAGAGGAGCGGTTTTAAA TGGAGAGACAGCCTGCAGGTTATCTCCAGAACAAGCCAAGTCTGCAAACTCAG AAGCTCCAACTACAAGTAATGGAGAGTTTGACAACAATACAAGCACAACATCTCCAAGAACCTGTAAAAACAGCGAGTTAGAGAT CTTATCGGATGACCCCTCCCTCAGTACGCTGGAGGCCCTGAAAACACGGATCAGAGATCTAGAGAAGCAGTTCACACGAGGGGACAGATTCAAGTGTCTCATCTGCATG GACTCCTACACAGTACCTCTGACCTCTATCCAGTGCTGGCATGTCCACTGTGAGGAATGCTGGCTTCGCACCCTG GGAGCAAAGAAACTGTGTCCACAGTGCAACACTATCACCTCACCCGGGGACCTGAGACGAGTGTATTTATGA
- the rnf220b gene encoding E3 ubiquitin-protein ligase RNF220 isoform X2, whose translation MDLHRTAFKMENTSYMPNPLTSPALMVLASTAEAGRDASVPCQPPRPFGVPVTLEKDMHLPFPSGSYTFASVYHRQGGFPTRDFPTPLLHLHPQFAPPNLDCSPLGMLNHGAVGAFRPFSSPPEERDAGAYQSAFLPAKRLKGCLDPEASPHLRYTDVEGKDFDFGGAHVPAGSPNALKVAEDAGKKLFGLSGLLAEGSSGPEEHKEPSKIKGLYDTQTPMCPICHAVLRPGELQEHMEQEMEHLMQLHNSQGPAQKECLAAGPPKSLFSMHIKREGSSSASSPRPADEAVHSDRYQTFLRVRANRQTRLNARIGKLKRRKAEEDQRDGVCVVEDGSMLSAGREFEWAEQRRIQMVSVLRGFRGLVGSTLKEHQDSDVDLDVDGDDTLEYGKAQYTEADVIPCSGNEPRDAEERQALRGAVLNGETACRLSPEQAKSANSEAPTTSNGEFDNNTSTTSPRTCKNSELEILSDDPSLSTLEALKTRIRDLEKQFTRGDRFKCLICMDSYTVPLTSIQCWHVHCEECWLRTLGAKKLCPQCNTITSPGDLRRVYL comes from the exons ATGGACCTCCATCGGACTGCCTTTAAGATGGAGAACACCTCCTACATGCCCAATCCGCTGACCTCCCCTGCCCTCATGGTCCTGGCATCAACAGCCGAGGCTGGACGAGATGCCTCTGTACCCTGCCAGCCCCCTCGGCCGTTTGGAGTGCCAGTCACTTTGGAAAAGGACATGCACCTTCCGTTCCCCAGCGGCTCATACACCTTTGCCTCCGTGTACCATCGGCAAGGAGGCTTTCCCACTCGAGACTTTCCCACCCCTCTGCTTCACCTTCACCCACAGTTTGCCCCACCCAACCTTGACTGCTCACCACTGGGTATGCTCAACCATGGAGCCGTGGGGGCCTTCCGACCGTTCTCCTCCCCACCTGAGGAGCGTGATGCAGGGGCTTACCAGTCTGCCTTCCTTCCTGCCAAGCGCTTGAAAGGCTGTCTGGATCCAGAGGCATCACCCCACCTCCGCTACACAGATGTAGAGGGGAAAGATTTTGACTTTGGGGGTGCTCATGTCCCTGCTGGTTCTCCAAATGCCCTGAAGGTAGCTGAGGATGCTGGGAAGAAGCTCTTTGGCTTGTCTGGGCTGTTGGCAGAGGGTTCATCTGGCCCAGAGGAGCACAAAGAACCAA GTAAAATAAAGGGCCTGTATGACACTCAGACGCCCATGTGTCCGATCTGTCACGCAGTGCTGCGGCCAGGAGAGCTGCAGGAACACATGGAGCAGGAAATGGAGCATCTAATGCAGCTGCACAATAG TCAGGGTCCTGCACAAAAGGAGTGTCTCGCTGCTGGGCCGCCCAAG TCTCTGTTTTCTATGCACATAAAGAGAGAGGGTTCCTCTTCCGCCTCCTCTCCACGTCCTGCTGATGAGGCTGTGCACTCCGACAGGTACCAG acatttttgcGAGTACGAGCAAACAGGCAAACAAGACTCAATG cacGCATTGGGAAACTGAAAAGACGGAAAGCAGAGGAAGATCAG AGAGATGGTGTTTGTGTTGTTGAAGATGGCTCCATGCTGTCAGCCGGGAGGGAGTTTGAATGGGCCGAACAGAGAAGAATACAGATGGTTTCTGTTCTCAGAGGCTTCAGAg gtTTGGTGGGCAGTACATTGAAAGAGCACCAGGACAGTGATGTGGATCTGGACGTGGATGGTGATGATACTTTGGAGTATGGAAAAGCCCA ATACACAGAGGCAGATGTAATTCCCTGTTCAGGAAATGAACCCAGAGACGCAGAGGAGAGGCAGGCATTAAGAGGAGCGGTTTTAAA TGGAGAGACAGCCTGCAGGTTATCTCCAGAACAAGCCAAGTCTGCAAACTCAG AAGCTCCAACTACAAGTAATGGAGAGTTTGACAACAATACAAGCACAACATCTCCAAGAACCTGTAAAAACAGCGAGTTAGAGAT CTTATCGGATGACCCCTCCCTCAGTACGCTGGAGGCCCTGAAAACACGGATCAGAGATCTAGAGAAGCAGTTCACACGAGGGGACAGATTCAAGTGTCTCATCTGCATG GACTCCTACACAGTACCTCTGACCTCTATCCAGTGCTGGCATGTCCACTGTGAGGAATGCTGGCTTCGCACCCTG GGAGCAAAGAAACTGTGTCCACAGTGCAACACTATCACCTCACCCGGGGACCTGAGACGAGTGTATTTATGA